The following proteins come from a genomic window of Mammaliicoccus sp. Marseille-Q6498:
- the guaC gene encoding GMP reductase — translation MKIFDYEDVQLIPNKCIVESRSECDTTVKFGPKTFKLPVVPANMQTVMNEELAEWFASNDYFYIMHRFDEEARIPFIKRMQSKNLFASISVGVKDNEYNFIEQLSNEGLVPEYITIDIAHGHSEQVIRMIKHIKQHIPETFVIAGNVGTPEGVRELENAGADATKVGIGPGRVCITKIKTGFGTGGWQLAAINSCSKAARKPMIADGGIRTNGDIAKSIRFGASMVMVGSLFAAHEESPGETVELEGKLYKEYFGSASEFQKGERKNVEGKKMFVEHKGSLKDTLVEIEQDLQSSISYAGGKDLHSITKVDYVIVRNSIFNGDRD, via the coding sequence ATGAAAATTTTTGATTATGAAGACGTACAATTAATACCAAATAAATGTATTGTAGAAAGTCGTTCTGAATGTGATACAACAGTAAAGTTTGGACCAAAGACATTTAAATTACCAGTTGTACCAGCTAATATGCAAACAGTTATGAATGAAGAATTAGCTGAATGGTTTGCTAGCAATGATTATTTTTATATCATGCATCGTTTCGATGAGGAAGCTCGTATACCTTTTATTAAAAGAATGCAAAGCAAGAATTTATTTGCTTCAATTTCTGTAGGTGTAAAGGACAATGAATATAATTTTATAGAACAACTTTCAAATGAAGGTTTAGTTCCTGAATATATAACAATAGATATTGCACATGGTCATTCTGAGCAAGTTATTAGAATGATTAAACACATTAAACAACATATTCCTGAAACATTTGTCATTGCAGGTAATGTTGGTACTCCAGAAGGTGTGCGCGAATTAGAAAATGCTGGTGCAGATGCTACTAAAGTAGGTATTGGACCTGGTAGAGTATGTATTACAAAAATTAAAACTGGTTTTGGTACTGGTGGCTGGCAATTAGCAGCTATTAATTCTTGTAGTAAAGCTGCTAGAAAGCCTATGATAGCTGACGGTGGTATTAGAACTAATGGCGATATTGCGAAATCTATAAGATTCGGAGCAAGCATGGTAATGGTAGGTTCATTATTTGCTGCACATGAAGAATCACCTGGCGAAACAGTTGAATTAGAAGGTAAACTATATAAAGAATATTTCGGTAGTGCTTCTGAATTCCAAAAAGGTGAACGCAAAAACGTAGAAGGTAAGAAAATGTTTGTTGAACATAAAGGTTCATTAAAAGATACTTTAGTAGAAATAGAACAAGATTTACAAAGTTCAATTTCATATGCTGGAGGAAAAGACTTACATTCTATTACTAAAGTTGATTATGTAATTGTACGAAATTCAATTTTCAATGGTGACCGCGACTAA
- a CDS encoding zinc ABC transporter substrate-binding protein, with the protein MKKLVKLLVLSFSVIVILAACGKENETKNKIKIYATNFPYESFVKQIGGEYVDVDSIYPSGTDLHHYEPTQRDMLNIAKSDLFVYSSNELDPVAKKISATIKNKDHKLESIPNLKKGEILEHHHEDGEEHDHEQSSEGENEYDPHIWLDPIANKEAAKSIKDKLIKIDPKHKQTYEKNYNSLVKDINGIDEKLKTVTKNPKRDTIFISHDSLGYLANRYHFKQTGITGMNNEEPSQSELIEIIKHINKSKSPYILYEQNVSSKVTDIIKKDTKSKPLRFHNLEVLTKKESQEKNITYQSIMEDNIKTIDKALNK; encoded by the coding sequence ATGAAGAAATTAGTTAAGTTATTAGTTTTGTCATTTTCCGTAATCGTCATTTTGGCTGCTTGTGGGAAAGAGAATGAGACCAAAAATAAAATAAAAATTTACGCTACAAATTTTCCGTATGAAAGTTTCGTTAAACAAATAGGTGGAGAATATGTTGATGTAGATTCGATTTATCCTAGTGGAACTGATTTACATCATTACGAACCAACACAAAGAGATATGTTGAATATTGCTAAAAGTGATTTGTTCGTATATTCATCTAACGAATTAGATCCAGTTGCTAAAAAGATCAGTGCTACAATTAAAAATAAAGATCATAAACTAGAATCTATTCCAAATTTAAAAAAGGGTGAAATTTTAGAGCATCATCATGAAGATGGCGAAGAACATGATCATGAACAATCAAGTGAGGGAGAAAATGAATATGATCCACATATTTGGCTAGATCCTATTGCTAATAAAGAAGCGGCAAAATCAATTAAAGATAAGTTGATTAAAATTGATCCGAAACATAAACAAACATATGAAAAAAATTATAATTCATTAGTGAAAGATATTAATGGTATTGATGAAAAATTAAAAACAGTAACAAAAAATCCTAAAAGAGATACAATCTTTATTTCACATGACTCACTTGGTTATTTAGCAAATCGTTATCATTTTAAACAAACAGGCATTACAGGTATGAATAATGAAGAACCAAGTCAAAGTGAGCTTATAGAAATCATAAAACATATTAACAAATCTAAATCTCCTTATATACTTTATGAACAAAATGTCAGTTCAAAAGTAACGGATATCATTAAGAAAGATACGAAAAGCAAACCATTAAGATTTCACAACTTAGAAGTATTAACTAAAAAAGAATCTCAAGAGAAAAACATTACGTATCAATCTATAATGGAAGATAATATTAAAACGATTGATAAAGCGCTTAATAAATAA
- the rpmG gene encoding 50S ribosomal protein L33, producing the protein MRVNITLACTETGDRNYITTKNKRTNPERIELKKYSPRLGRHTLHRETK; encoded by the coding sequence ATGCGTGTCAATATCACGTTAGCATGTACAGAAACAGGCGACAGAAACTATATTACGACTAAAAATAAACGTACAAATCCTGAACGTATTGAATTGAAAAAATATAGTCCTAGATTAGGTCGCCACACTTTACATCGCGAAACTAAATAA
- a CDS encoding amino acid permease, with product MEEMKRGLKTRHISMIAIGGSIGTGLFMASGAVITQAGPGGALIAYAIIGVMLYFLMTAIGELATFYPVSGSFSAYSSRFIDPSAGFTVGWLYWIIWALVTSVDILTAAKIITYWDVFQGVNPFIWSMIFIVILFLLNAFTVKAFGEAEYWLSFIKVATIIIFLIVGVLIIFGILGGNEPLGLSNFTFKEAPFVNGISGFLGVLLVAGFSFGGTEVVAVTAGESENPKESMPKAIRQVFWRILLFYILAIAVIAAIIPYTDPLLLNKDNTVTQSPFTIVFDRVGIAFAASIINAVILTALISAGNSGLYATSRLLYSLAQHKQAPKFINKLNKNNMPFISLCVTIVLIFVSIVYATINTDGYYRLLNMLGALVTLVWAMSIISHVRLRMAIKKQGKSATETLEYKAPLYPLGPIIVIAIIAFLLIGQSFDSIMTMNFPVLIESFLPIILGFVVYFVHKITTKSKIIKLEDIDLSKHKYGNK from the coding sequence ATGGAAGAAATGAAAAGAGGATTAAAGACAAGACACATATCCATGATCGCTATCGGTGGTTCGATTGGTACTGGTTTGTTTATGGCAAGTGGCGCAGTCATTACACAAGCTGGACCTGGTGGCGCACTAATAGCTTATGCAATCATAGGTGTTATGCTTTACTTCTTAATGACAGCAATAGGAGAACTTGCAACTTTTTATCCAGTTTCGGGTTCATTCAGTGCTTATTCTAGTCGATTTATAGATCCTTCAGCCGGGTTTACTGTTGGATGGTTGTATTGGATAATATGGGCACTCGTTACAAGTGTTGATATTTTAACAGCAGCAAAAATCATTACATATTGGGATGTATTTCAAGGTGTCAATCCATTTATATGGAGCATGATATTTATTGTTATTTTATTTTTACTTAATGCATTTACCGTTAAAGCATTTGGGGAAGCAGAATATTGGTTAAGTTTTATTAAAGTCGCAACTATTATTATTTTCTTAATCGTTGGTGTGCTTATCATTTTCGGCATACTTGGTGGTAATGAACCATTAGGCTTAAGTAACTTTACTTTCAAAGAAGCACCATTTGTTAATGGTATTTCAGGTTTCTTAGGTGTGTTATTAGTTGCCGGATTTAGTTTTGGAGGAACTGAAGTAGTAGCCGTTACTGCAGGTGAATCTGAAAATCCTAAAGAATCAATGCCTAAAGCAATTAGACAAGTATTCTGGAGAATATTATTATTCTACATCTTAGCAATTGCAGTAATCGCAGCGATCATTCCTTATACTGATCCATTATTATTAAATAAAGATAACACTGTTACGCAAAGTCCATTTACAATCGTATTTGACAGAGTTGGCATTGCATTTGCTGCTTCAATTATCAATGCAGTTATTTTAACAGCTTTAATTTCTGCAGGTAATTCAGGTTTATATGCAACAAGCCGATTACTTTACTCATTGGCTCAACATAAACAAGCACCAAAGTTTATCAATAAATTGAATAAAAACAATATGCCTTTCATATCGTTATGTGTAACAATCGTTTTAATCTTTGTTTCAATTGTTTATGCAACTATTAATACAGATGGTTACTATAGATTACTGAATATGCTTGGTGCGCTCGTAACATTAGTATGGGCAATGAGTATCATTAGTCACGTACGTTTAAGAATGGCTATTAAAAAGCAAGGTAAGTCAGCAACAGAAACACTAGAATATAAAGCACCTTTATATCCTCTAGGTCCTATTATCGTTATCGCTATCATCGCGTTTCTATTAATTGGTCAGTCATTTGATAGTATTATGACAATGAACTTCCCAGTTTTAATAGAATCATTTTTACCGATAATACTTGGATTTGTCGTATATTTTGTACATAAAATTACAACTAAATCTAAAATTATTAAACTAGAAGATATAGACTTATCTAAACATAAGTATGGAAATAAATAA
- a CDS encoding phosphoribosyltransferase family protein: protein MPQESKIFPLDHEKQVEVRVTKNRFNFEIDEMLAITQEEGSDFSFIPVAPCLGYSRALYPEHPLLIGLLLGFLYQEDQTGETDERAYVIAKAINSQNRGKMIQALNLVESNRLGHYPPTRFIGLSERAVNLGHTIFSLFEDDAMFLASTREKIISHPPLLDHNDLVDTQERLFFYTKNNDFFDNDENIAIIDNHLLNGKSVLNLIKKIHDKYPARQMFTVLTPTDLRSPSVKESFRSLEKSLNIKINIVSLMSFDVEVQDKDTVTDHLLQNELLENQHQETKVQYHSLRNIINDHFIVKGQNMLRDGTIHDNPYFISTGRFTLNSKEQRTTEALLQRMGELLHDFLDDSPKMVIGVGEFLYTPLQIARYLPGNEVKVQGTTRFNFDASTLKHSNKKISFMSPLERAITHYLYNLEVDEFDQIIVFVERLRHKTEIDDLVQQLKALGAKSILVIEMTSISFNEDRLY from the coding sequence ATGCCTCAAGAAAGTAAAATCTTCCCGTTAGATCATGAAAAACAAGTAGAAGTAAGGGTAACAAAAAATAGATTTAATTTTGAAATAGATGAAATGTTGGCTATAACACAAGAAGAAGGATCAGACTTCTCTTTTATTCCAGTTGCACCTTGTTTAGGTTATTCAAGAGCATTATATCCTGAACATCCATTATTAATCGGCTTACTTCTAGGTTTCTTATACCAAGAAGATCAAACTGGTGAAACAGATGAAAGAGCCTATGTTATTGCCAAAGCTATAAACAGCCAAAACAGAGGTAAAATGATTCAAGCATTAAATTTAGTGGAATCGAATAGATTAGGTCATTATCCACCTACTCGATTTATAGGGTTAAGTGAAAGAGCTGTGAATTTAGGGCATACGATTTTTAGTTTATTTGAAGATGATGCCATGTTTTTAGCTTCAACAAGAGAAAAAATTATTTCACATCCACCATTACTGGATCATAATGATTTAGTCGATACACAAGAGCGATTATTTTTCTATACTAAAAATAATGATTTCTTTGATAACGATGAAAACATAGCAATCATTGATAACCATTTATTAAACGGAAAATCAGTTCTAAATTTGATTAAAAAAATTCATGATAAATATCCTGCAAGACAAATGTTTACAGTATTAACACCAACAGATTTAAGATCACCGAGTGTTAAAGAATCATTTCGTAGCCTTGAAAAATCATTAAACATCAAAATTAATATCGTTTCACTTATGAGTTTCGATGTTGAAGTACAAGATAAAGACACTGTTACTGATCATTTGTTACAAAATGAACTACTAGAAAATCAGCATCAAGAGACAAAAGTTCAATACCACTCGTTAAGAAACATTATAAATGATCATTTCATTGTCAAAGGTCAAAACATGTTACGAGACGGTACGATACATGATAATCCTTATTTTATATCTACAGGTAGATTTACTTTAAACAGTAAAGAACAAAGAACTACAGAAGCTTTACTGCAACGAATGGGCGAATTATTACATGACTTTCTAGATGATTCTCCTAAAATGGTAATTGGCGTTGGAGAATTTCTATATACCCCATTACAAATTGCGAGATACTTGCCAGGAAACGAAGTAAAAGTACAAGGAACAACAAGATTTAACTTTGATGCAAGTACATTAAAACATTCAAATAAAAAAATCAGCTTTATGTCTCCATTAGAAAGAGCTATTACACACTATTTATACAACTTAGAAGTCGATGAATTCGATCAAATTATTGTATTCGTAGAACGCTTAAGACATAAAACAGAAATAGATGATCTCGTTCAGCAATTAAAAGCTTTAGGCGCTAAATCTATATTAGTCATTGAAATGACCTCTATTTCATTTAACGAAGATAGACTGTATTAA
- a CDS encoding helix-turn-helix transcriptional regulator yields the protein MNLPTRLKELRKSNKLTQEEVAEKIHVSRQTLSNWETGKNFPDLQNLLYLCELYNITLYELVNEDIEFIKKKIKKRKIYFTASMFLFGMILFFISIIIIIKFNGYMALIISSIAIVLITVTSIEMEKIKKENKIDTFSKILQLINNCD from the coding sequence ATGAATTTACCAACAAGACTAAAAGAATTACGAAAAAGTAATAAACTGACCCAAGAAGAGGTGGCTGAAAAAATACATGTTTCAAGACAAACTCTTTCTAATTGGGAGACAGGGAAAAATTTCCCCGATTTACAAAATCTATTATATTTATGTGAATTGTACAATATAACGTTGTATGAGTTAGTAAATGAAGATATTGAGTTTATAAAAAAGAAGATAAAAAAGAGAAAAATATATTTTACAGCAAGCATGTTTCTATTTGGCATGATTCTGTTTTTTATATCAATCATCATCATTATTAAATTTAATGGTTATATGGCACTTATAATTTCATCTATAGCAATTGTATTGATAACTGTAACGAGTATAGAGATGGAAAAAATTAAAAAAGAGAATAAGATTGACACATTTTCTAAAATTCTGCAGTTAATAAACAATTGTGATTAA
- a CDS encoding Cof-type HAD-IIB family hydrolase codes for MTYKYIVMDMDDTLLTSNNDISEKTLSYLKEKQQEGLKLILASGRPTAGMTKHAESLDLQNNGGYIVSYNGAYVIDAKDNKIEFKQTISKEDAHQIIDFCRENNFFYLTYIDDEIIHDSTHEYMNIEGDLTGLPLKSVKDIKEAINADVPKVMGVDYEEHIAKANDSLNGQFNDNISSTISKPYFLEFMDNKVSKGKSLQKLFDKIGVDFSEVIAFGDSLNDSDMIEKAGVGVAMGNANDTIKNIADLVTDDHDNDGIVVALEKILANTK; via the coding sequence ATGACATATAAATATATAGTAATGGATATGGACGATACACTTTTGACTTCAAACAACGATATAAGTGAGAAGACATTGTCTTATCTAAAAGAAAAACAACAAGAAGGTTTAAAACTAATTTTAGCTTCTGGGAGACCAACTGCTGGCATGACTAAACATGCAGAATCATTAGATTTACAAAATAATGGTGGATACATAGTAAGTTATAATGGCGCTTATGTAATTGATGCAAAAGATAACAAAATAGAATTTAAACAGACAATTAGTAAAGAGGATGCACATCAAATTATTGATTTTTGTAGAGAAAATAACTTTTTCTACTTAACATATATTGATGACGAAATTATTCATGATAGCACACATGAATATATGAATATCGAAGGTGATTTAACTGGATTACCACTAAAATCAGTAAAAGATATTAAAGAGGCTATTAATGCAGATGTACCTAAAGTTATGGGTGTTGATTATGAAGAGCATATTGCTAAAGCAAACGATTCACTAAATGGTCAATTCAATGACAATATATCTAGTACGATTAGTAAACCTTATTTTCTAGAATTTATGGACAATAAAGTGTCAAAAGGAAAATCATTACAAAAATTATTTGATAAAATTGGTGTAGATTTTTCAGAAGTTATCGCATTTGGAGATAGTTTAAACGACTCTGATATGATAGAAAAAGCAGGTGTTGGTGTTGCAATGGGTAATGCAAACGACACAATTAAAAATATAGCAGATTTAGTAACAGATGATCATGATAATGATGGTATCGTTGTTGCATTAGAAAAAATATTAGCAAATACTAAATAA
- the thrB gene encoding homoserine kinase, which translates to MKKLKLKVPASTANLGVGFDSIGLALDKYLEVEASISEDGKWHFVHKGPYLHGLPEDESHYITKIAHKATEKFSKKMPALNLKMFSDIPLARGLGSSASALVTGLYLANYFANLKLSKYELLQLATEIEGHPDNVAPTIYGGLVLGVYDPEVNQTDVSYIDIPRVDVIATIPEYELSTEKARQVLPETLSLKEAVKYSAISNTMISALIQHNYELAGKMMMKDGFHEPYRQHLIPDFHNIKALALEHGAYATVISGAGPTVLTLIKKELSGELVRALQDRFPNCESELLTINRFGVNQKMINL; encoded by the coding sequence ATGAAGAAGTTAAAACTTAAAGTGCCTGCGTCAACCGCTAACCTAGGTGTTGGTTTTGACTCAATAGGTTTGGCTTTAGATAAATATTTAGAGGTTGAAGCAAGTATTTCAGAAGATGGAAAATGGCATTTTGTACACAAAGGTCCATATTTACATGGTCTACCTGAAGATGAATCACATTACATTACTAAAATTGCTCATAAAGCAACGGAAAAATTTTCTAAAAAAATGCCTGCGCTAAATTTAAAAATGTTTAGTGATATTCCATTAGCTAGAGGTTTAGGAAGTTCTGCTTCTGCGTTAGTGACAGGTCTATATTTAGCAAATTATTTTGCAAATTTAAAGTTGTCAAAGTATGAATTACTACAACTCGCTACAGAAATAGAAGGACATCCTGATAATGTAGCGCCGACCATTTATGGTGGATTAGTATTAGGTGTATATGATCCAGAAGTGAATCAAACAGATGTATCATATATTGATATACCTAGAGTAGATGTTATTGCTACGATTCCAGAATATGAATTATCAACTGAAAAAGCGAGACAAGTATTACCTGAAACATTGTCATTAAAAGAAGCGGTTAAATACAGTGCGATTAGTAACACGATGATAAGTGCATTAATACAACATAATTATGAATTAGCAGGTAAAATGATGATGAAAGATGGATTCCATGAGCCTTATCGACAACATTTAATTCCTGATTTTCATAATATTAAAGCACTGGCATTAGAACATGGTGCATATGCTACAGTTATAAGTGGTGCTGGACCAACAGTATTAACTTTAATTAAAAAAGAACTAAGTGGTGAACTCGTAAGAGCACTTCAAGATAGATTTCCAAATTGTGAATCAGAACTTTTAACAATCAATCGATTTGGTGTTAATCAAAAAATGATAAATTTATAA
- the thrC gene encoding threonine synthase, whose translation MGRWKGLIHNYKEYLPVNEGTPELTLNEGNTPLIHLPYLSDKLNINLFAKFEGLNPTGSFKDRGMVMAVAKAKEEGKKIVICASTGNTSASAAAYAARAGMKAIVVIPEGKIALGKLAQAVMYGAEIVSIKGNFDEALNIVKKVAEKGEIALVNSVNPYRIEGQKTGAFEIVEQLDGKAPDLFAIPVGNAGNITAYWKGFKEYNHLNQSGLPVMCGFQAEGASPIVQGKVVKNPETVATAIRIGNPASWKLAEEARDESNGLIDSVTDDEILKAYKLMTSKEGVFSEPASNASIAGLIKLHEQGKLEPNQTVVAILTGNGLKDPDTAISLLDSPITPLENDEQAIIDYIERALK comes from the coding sequence ATGGGAAGATGGAAAGGGTTAATTCATAATTATAAAGAATATTTACCTGTTAATGAAGGTACACCGGAATTGACATTGAACGAAGGAAATACACCACTTATACATTTACCTTATTTATCCGATAAATTAAATATTAATTTGTTCGCTAAATTTGAAGGCCTAAATCCTACAGGCTCATTTAAAGATAGAGGTATGGTAATGGCTGTAGCTAAAGCGAAAGAAGAAGGCAAAAAAATTGTTATTTGTGCTTCAACTGGTAATACATCAGCTTCAGCTGCAGCATATGCGGCTAGAGCAGGTATGAAAGCGATTGTTGTTATTCCTGAAGGGAAAATAGCTTTAGGTAAACTAGCTCAAGCTGTAATGTACGGAGCTGAAATTGTTTCTATAAAAGGTAACTTTGATGAAGCCTTAAATATCGTTAAAAAAGTTGCTGAAAAAGGCGAAATAGCGTTAGTGAATTCTGTTAATCCATATAGAATTGAAGGTCAAAAAACAGGTGCATTTGAAATTGTTGAACAACTAGACGGTAAAGCACCAGATTTATTCGCTATACCTGTTGGGAATGCAGGGAATATCACGGCATACTGGAAAGGTTTTAAAGAATATAATCATTTAAATCAATCAGGTTTACCTGTTATGTGTGGTTTCCAAGCTGAAGGCGCGTCACCAATTGTACAAGGTAAAGTTGTGAAAAATCCTGAAACAGTTGCGACAGCAATTAGAATTGGTAATCCTGCAAGTTGGAAGTTAGCTGAAGAAGCAAGAGATGAATCAAACGGTTTAATCGATAGTGTTACAGATGACGAAATTTTAAAAGCTTATAAATTGATGACAAGTAAAGAAGGTGTCTTTAGTGAACCTGCAAGTAATGCTTCAATCGCTGGTTTAATAAAACTACATGAACAAGGTAAATTAGAACCTAATCAAACAGTTGTGGCCATTTTAACAGGTAACGGATTAAAAGACCCTGATACAGCAATTAGCTTATTAGATTCACCAATCACGCCATTAGAGAATGATGAGCAAGCGATTATTGATTATATCGAGCGTGCTTTAAAATGA
- a CDS encoding homoserine dehydrogenase: MKELNVAVLGLGTVGTGVVKIIEENKEQIENTIGKSIHIKHILVNSVNKKRQIDTSNYNLTENIDDILNDDELDIVVEVMGGIEPTVEWLKAFLSKGIHVITANKDLLAVHLRVLESLAEQNNVALKYEASVAGGIPIVNAINNGLNANNINQFMGIFNGTSNFILSQMTREGKSYEEALQLATDLGYAEADPTDDVEGVDAARKVVITSYLSFNRVISLNDVERIGISDVEIEDIKVAERLGYKIKLIGQGKYENGQVVASVKPTLLPNSHQMAHVEDEYNAIYVIGDAVGDTMFYGKGAGSLATGSAVASDLLNVALQFESDLHTLPPHFELKTDKTKEIVEEEDTIKFPLKNSHFIIVEHEKDEDDVREEIKSAIELHRSIKVEQRTENTYGVVIRGIDTLPVDSLKENGINILKYYPIEGEK; the protein is encoded by the coding sequence ATGAAAGAATTAAATGTAGCGGTATTAGGACTCGGTACTGTAGGTACGGGTGTCGTAAAAATAATAGAAGAAAATAAAGAACAAATTGAAAATACAATAGGAAAATCTATACATATTAAACATATATTAGTGAACTCAGTAAATAAGAAACGTCAAATAGACACTTCTAATTACAATTTAACTGAAAACATTGATGATATTTTAAATGACGATGAGTTAGACATTGTTGTAGAAGTTATGGGTGGTATTGAACCAACTGTAGAATGGCTAAAAGCATTTTTATCTAAAGGTATACATGTAATTACAGCTAATAAAGATTTATTAGCAGTGCACTTAAGAGTTTTAGAAAGTTTAGCCGAACAAAATAATGTCGCATTAAAATATGAAGCAAGTGTTGCTGGAGGTATACCAATTGTTAATGCAATCAATAATGGATTGAATGCTAACAATATTAATCAATTTATGGGTATATTTAATGGTACATCAAACTTCATTCTTAGTCAGATGACGCGTGAAGGAAAATCTTATGAAGAAGCTTTACAACTTGCTACAGATTTAGGATATGCAGAGGCAGATCCGACAGATGATGTTGAAGGTGTAGATGCAGCTCGTAAAGTTGTGATTACGAGCTATTTATCATTTAATAGAGTAATTTCATTAAATGATGTTGAAAGAATTGGCATTTCAGACGTTGAAATTGAAGATATTAAAGTTGCTGAACGATTAGGTTATAAAATAAAACTAATCGGCCAAGGAAAGTATGAAAATGGTCAAGTTGTAGCTAGTGTTAAACCTACTTTACTACCTAATAGTCATCAAATGGCACATGTTGAAGATGAATACAACGCTATATACGTTATTGGTGATGCAGTTGGTGACACGATGTTTTATGGAAAAGGCGCAGGTAGTTTAGCTACAGGTAGTGCTGTTGCTTCTGACTTATTGAATGTAGCATTACAATTTGAATCAGATCTTCACACATTGCCACCACACTTTGAACTTAAAACTGATAAAACAAAAGAAATCGTTGAAGAAGAGGATACAATTAAATTCCCATTGAAAAATAGCCACTTTATTATTGTCGAACATGAAAAAGACGAAGATGATGTGCGTGAAGAAATTAAATCAGCTATAGAATTGCATAGAAGTATTAAAGTGGAACAAAGAACTGAAAATACTTACGGTGTTGTAATAAGAGGAATAGATACATTACCGGTAGATAGTTTGAAAGAAAATGGTATCAATATCTTAAAATATTATCCAATTGAAGGAGAGAAATAA